Genomic DNA from Carnobacteriaceae bacterium zg-C25:
GGCAAAATTAAATTTAACTCAAGCACAAGTGGCTGAAAAGTTAGGGAAAAGCCGTCCGTACATTGCCAATTATGTGCGTTTATTAACGTTGCCAAGTGGTGTAAAAGCATTATTAAATGACAACTTATTGTCAATGGGACAGGCAAGAACATTGTTGAGTTTAACGAATCCAGACGATATGTTAGCATTGGCTAAACGTGCGGTAAAAGAAAATTTAACCGTTCGTCAATTAGAAGAATTAGTGGCTAAAATGATACAACCTGAAGTAAAAGTGTCTAAGCGTAAACGTAAAGCGCTCAAACCAACTTACATTTCAGAAAGTGAAGAAAAATTAACTGACAAATTTGGAACGTCATGCCATATTGTTGAAAAAGGTAATGATCGTGGAAAAATTGAAATTGAATACTTGTCACAAGGTGATTTAGGACGCATTTTAGAAATTTTAGATATTCGGATTGATTAGGTGATGACATGCAACAAAAAGTTTTCGGATTAGGCGATGTGGTGGAAATGAAAAAACCGCATGCCTGCCAAACGAATCGATGGAGCATCATTCGTATGGGAATGGATATTCGTATTAAATGTGAA
This window encodes:
- a CDS encoding DUF951 domain-containing protein, with protein sequence MQQKVFGLGDVVEMKKPHACQTNRWSIIRMGMDIRIKCEKCGQMVLMPRVEFTKKMKKVLVKNAPVHTQE
- a CDS encoding ParB/RepB/Spo0J family partition protein, with the translated sequence MTKKEKTTKGLGRGMNALFSNGLEDFETVKENEQVEEIDLALVRPNPYQPRKIFDEAALNELAESIKQTGVFQPVILRKSAIKGYEIVAGERRVRASKLAGKTTIPAIVRQLDEGLMIEIAIVENLQRENLNALEEAQAYQNLMAKLNLTQAQVAEKLGKSRPYIANYVRLLTLPSGVKALLNDNLLSMGQARTLLSLTNPDDMLALAKRAVKENLTVRQLEELVAKMIQPEVKVSKRKRKALKPTYISESEEKLTDKFGTSCHIVEKGNDRGKIEIEYLSQGDLGRILEILDIRID